The Gloeobacter morelensis MG652769 genome contains the following window.
ACGATTTCATCGACATTCTGGGTGCTCAGGCAGACCGGAAAGGCGTCGATATTGGCGAATTCTTTGAACAACAGCGCCTTACCTTCCATGACCGGCAACGCCCCGGCCGGGCCGATGTCGCCCAGCCCCAGGACCGCTGAGCCGTCGGTGAGGACCGCCACGGTGTTGCGCTTGATGGTCAGTTCGTAGACCCGCTCCGGCTCGCGGGCAATCGCCATGCAGATGCGCCCAACGCCGGGAGTGTAGGCCATCGCCAGATCTGAGCGCGTTCTTAGCGGAATTTTGCTGACGATCTGAATCTTGCCGCCCTGGTGGATCTGAAAGGTCCGGTCGTCCACCTGCAGCAGCTTCAATTCAGGAATGGCGCTCACCCGCTCGGCGATCGCGTGGGCGTGCTCCTCGCTGGTGGCGTCGACTACCAGATCGCGCACGGTGTAGGCGCGCTCCTGCTCAATCAGCTCGATGTCGCCGATGTTACCGCCCGCTGCGCCGATGGCGGCGGTGGCCTTGGCAAGCATCCCCGGCTGGTTCGGCAGGTGCAGGCGCAGCGTCAGGCTGAAGCTGGAATTGGGCGTGATCTGAGTCATGGGCGCCGCAAAACGAGACGTCCAAGTATAGCCTGCGCCGATCTGCCCTTCCCGCGGCCGACCGGCAGCCGAAAGATCTCCCCGAACTGGGAACAAAAAATCTAATCCACGTCATAATATTTAACGTATCGTTGCCAAAAAGGTATCGAATGCTTCGTAAATCCTTGCTCAGTGTCGCACTGGGCCTGCCCGTGCTGCTCGGCGCCTTCGCCCCCGCCGCCTTCGCCGGCGATATCGTCGACACGGCTGTCAAAGCCGGCGATTTTAAGACGTTGGTGACTGCCCTGCAGGCCACCGGTCTTGACAAGACCTTGAAGACCAAAGGTCCTTTCACGGTCTTCGCACCCACCGACGAAGCCTTCAAGAAGCTGCCGCCCGGCACGCTCGATGCCCTGCTTAAAGACAAAGCCAAGCTGACGAAGATCCTCACCTACCACGTCGTCTCAGGCAAGGTGCTCTCCTCCGCCCTCAAGCCCGGCTCGGTGAAAACCGTCGAGGGTGCTCCGGTGAAGGTGCAACTCGAAGGCGGCAAAGTCGAAGTGAACGAAGCCTATGTGACCAAGGCCGATATCGCCGCCGACAACGGCGTCATCCACGTCATCGACTCGGTGCTGCTGCCCCCCGAAGGCGGCGCCATGAAGGGCAGCAACTAAGCCTGCGGACTTTCAATCGCTCTGGGGCGCGGGCAACCGCGCCCTTTTTGCCGGGCCTCAAGGCACTTTGTAGCCCGAGACGCGCAGGCGAAGTTGCCCTTGTCTAGGATCGCGCTCGAAGACAAAGACGCCGGTTTCTTTTTCGCCGCCGGCCAAAAAGTCGATTTCTTGCTCGGCAAATTCACGGCTGCCTTGCGCCGAGCGCAGTTCGGCCTCTACACGTACCGCTTCCGCCGTCTGGCCGCCTCGGTTTTCGACTGCGAAGGGCACATAAAACTGTCCGCCGGCGGAGCGCACCGCCCCGGCGGGGGCCACCGCGAGGACCGCTGCTTTGCCGTCCGAGGCGACCCAGTCATAGAGAACCAATCCCACCAGCCCGGCGAGGATGGCAACGCACAGTCCAAAGCTGACCTGCTCGGCCAGGGTACGCTTCGGTGCGTTCACACCACCAGCCTGCCGGCGGCGCCGCCGATCGTGGCAGGCAGTCCCAAAAGCAGCGTGTGGCTCAGCCACAACTGCCACGGGTCGTCGAAGGCAAGGCGGTCAAAAAACCAGAGCATCGCAGCGGCGATCGCCAGCGAAACCAGGTAGGAAAACACCGTCTCGCTGAGGGGTTGCTGAAATAGACCCTGCTGGCGGGCGCGCTTTTTTTGATCGGCAAAGTCCGCCTCGAAGACAATCCCATAGGAGATCAAAAGCGAAGCCAGGACGATCAGCAACAGCCAGGGCGGCGAAGTGGCGGCGGCCAGCATCGGGATCTCGTCGGTCGGGGCGATGTTGAAGGCGATGAACACCGCGCCGATGGCCGTAAAACCGAGATCGGCGAGGGTAACGTTCAGGGCGTCCTGGTTATCCTGGTCGGGATCCTGACTGGTGCCCTCGTCGCTGTCGGTGCGCAGCAGCAAATTGGCCAGCGCGACGCCCATCGTAAATGGGACACCCTCGAAGACGACTTTGCCCAAGGCTTCCCCCAGGGCCGTCTGCGGGGTGATCTCGCGCAGGAGCACCAGCATCAGCAGGGAGCAGATAGTACCCAGGGCGATCGCTTCGACGCTGTCGCGTAGGGCGTCCTCGACGCGCACGTCTCTGGTGGAGCGAAAGCCGGCGGTGCGGTTCAGCAGAAAGACCACGCCAAAGGTAAGTACCAGAGCCACCAGCAGCCGGGGTGGACCGATCCAGGCCCCGATCCACCAGACTTCCATCGTGTAGAGCAGCGGGATGCCGAACAAAAAACCGCCGCAGGCCCCGCGGACAATGTCATCTCGTTCCCGTTTCCACCCCGACAGTTGACCCAAGCCCGGATGGCCTCCCGCCAGAGCGGCACCCCTTCAGGGTAGAGAATCTCAGGCGCAGTGCACTCTGCCGCGAGAGAGGCTCAAATTCCAATGAAATGTTGAGACCTCCGGTCTACCCTGGCCCGAGGACGCATAATCGCTGATGAGCGCGCGGCCTGCCGAATTCGGGGGCACAATCTATGCGCCATGGCCTAGAAACGCGCGCCAGTAAATTACAAAATGGTATACATGAATCAAAACAGATCCTATGCGCTACTGCGAAGCTCGCTGCTGCTGGCGGCATTGTGGCTGGTCGGCTGCGCCGGCAAGGAGACATCGAAGGCGGGTGAAAAAGCCGCCGCCGCACCACCGCCGACGGTGGTAGCCACCGAGGTTCTTCAAAAGTCGGTACCTATCTACGGCGAGTACGTCGCGCGGACCGCGGCAAGCCAGACGGTCGATCTGCGCGCCCGCGTCGAAGGTTTTTTGGAGCGGGCCTTCTTTAAAGAAGGCAGCTTTGTGGAGAAGGGCACGTTGCTCTTTACGATCGATAAACGCAGCTACGAAGCGGAATTGCAGGCGGCCCGGGCGCAGCTCAGCCGGGCGCAGGCGGATCTCATCCAGGCGCAGCAGCAGGTGCGCTCGCTGAAGGCCCAGGCGGAGTTGGCCAGTGCCGATGCCCAGCGCACCAGGACGCTCCGGGATCTGACCCGGGCGCAGGCACTCGAACAGGAGGGCGCCCTGAGCGAGCGCGACCTGGACGTCGCTGTCGCCAACGAGCGCGCCGCCGCCGCGGAGGTGGAGGCCCGGCAGGCGACCCTCCGCGACACCGCCCTCAACCAGCGGGTGGCTATCGACCAGGCCAAAGCGGCGGTCGAGGCCGCCAAATCCGCCGTTCGCCAGGCGGAGCTGAAGGTGAGCTACACCGAGATCCGTGCCCCAATTAGCGGCATCATCGGCCGCATTCAGAGCTACCCCGGCAACCTGGTGGGCAAGGGCGAGAGTACCCTGCTCGCCACGATCTCGGCGGTCGACCCGCTCAAAGTTGATTTCAGCATCAGCGAAGCCGACTACCTGCGCTTTGCCCGGCGCAACCGCCCCAACACCCCCGCCACTCCCCAGTTCGAACTGCTCCTGGCCGACGGCAGCAGCTATTCCTATAAGGGGCGCTTCAACAGCGTCGATCGCGCCGTCAACCTCCAGACTGGCACCCTCCAGCTGCAGGCGCTCTTCCCGAATCCGGAGCGCCTGCTGCGCGACGGGCAGTTCGGCCGGGTGCGCGTGCCCATCGAGAATCGCCCAAACGCCGTACTGGTTCCCCAGCGCAGCGTGCAGGAGGTCCAGGGCAACAAGACGGTGCTGGTGGTAGGTACCCAGAACAAAGTCGCCCTGCGCAGCGTTACCCTCGGCCCGAGCTACCAGAGTTTCTATGTCGTCGAAGCGGGCATCCAACCCGGTGAGCGGGTGATCGTCGAGGGACTGCAAAAAGCCCGGCCCGGCCTGCCGGTGACCCTGGCCGCCAACCCAGTCGCCACCGGAGGCCAGCGATGAACGCCTTTGCCAAGTTTTTTATCCGCCGACCGGTCTTCGCCATCGTCATCTCCCTGGTCATCGCGATCACCGGCGGCCTGAGCATCTTCGCGCTGCCTATCGCCCAGTACCCCGAGATCACGCCCCCCACCGTCCAGGTAACCGCCTTTTACCAGGGCGCCAACGCCCAGGTCGTCGAAGAGTCGGTGTCCACCCCGATCGAGCAGGAGGTCAACGGCGCCCAGGGCATGATCTACATGTCTTCGATCAGCGCCAACGACGGTAGCTACACGCTCACCTGCACCTTCGAGGTCGGCACCAATCTCGACATCGCCGCTGTCGAGGTACAAAACCGGGTGAGCCGCGCCCAGGCGAAATTGCCCTCGGAGGTGATCAGCTCCGGCATCTCCGTCAAGAAGCAGTCGCCGAGCCTGCTGATGGTGATCAGCGTCTTTTCGCCCGACGGCACTTACGACGACTTGTTTTTGAGCAACTATACCCGCTTGAACCTGTACGACCCGATTTCGCGGGTGACGGGGGTGGGCAGTTTGTCGATCGGCGGCGAGCGCGAGTACGCGATGCGCCTGTGGCTGCAGCCGGACAAAGTCGCCAAGCTCGGACTGACGGCCACCGATCTGGCCAATGCCATCCGCGAGCAGAACCTCCAGGCCCCGGCGGGTCTCATCGGCCAGCTGCCCGCCAAACAGGCGGTCGAATTTCAGTACAACGTCAACGTCAAAGGCCGGCTGAGCACCGTTGCGGAATACAACGGCATCATCTTGCGCACCAACCCGGACGGTGCGATTTTGCGGGTGCAGGATGTGGCGAGAACCGAGCTGGGAGCCAAAGAGTACAAGTCCTTCGGTCGGCGCGACGGCAAGCCGTCGACCATCGTATTGGTCTATCAGTTGCCGGGGGCGAACGCCCTCGATGTCGCAGCCGGGATCAAGCGGACCCTGGCCCAGCTGGCCCAGAATTTTCCCCCCGGGCTCGAGTACGAGGTGTCGCTGGACAATACCCAGTTTGTGACCGCTTCGATCGAGGAAGTGGAGCACACCCTGGTCGAAGCATTTTTGCTGGTGGCGCTGGTGGTGTTCGTCTTTTTGGGCAGTCTGCGCACGACGCTCATCCCGATTCTGGCGGTGCCGGTATCGCTGGTGGGCACTTTTGCGCTGTTTGTGCCCCTCGGCTTTTCGATCAACCTGCTGACGCTCTTTGGCATCGTCCTGGCCATCGGCATCGTCGTCGATGACGCGATCGTCGTGGTCGAGGCGGTCGAGGCCAATCTCGAGCGGGGCATGGCGCCGGTGGAGGCGACCGAAAAGGCAATGGACGAAGTGGCAGGTCCAGTGGTGGCCATCGCCCTGGTGCTCTGCTCGGTCTTCGTGCCCGTCGCCTTCGCCGGGGGGATCACCGGGCAGCTCTACAAGCAATTCGCCCTCACCCTCTCGGTGTCGGTGGTCCTCTCGGCGCTCGTGGCGCTGACGCTCACCCCGGCTCTGTGCTCGCTGTTGCTCAAGCCTCGCCAGCACGGCACGGGCGGCGGGCCGCTCGGCTGGTTCATCGGCGGCTTCAACCGCCTGTTCGATAAGGTCACCGGCGGCTACATGGGCGGGGTGCGCTTTTTGGTGCGCCGGGCGCTGCTGGCCTCGCTGAGTCTGGTGGTCTTTGTGGCGGGGGCGGGGGCGCTTGGCAAAATGCTGCCCACCGGTTTTGTGCCCGAGGAGGACCAGGGCTATTTGATCTCGGTGCTGACGCTGCCGGATGCAGCGTCACTGCAGCGCACCGACGCATTGGTCCGCAAGGCCGAAACGTTCTTGCAAAAGCTGCCCGGCGTCGAGAACGTGATTACCGTGGGCGGCTTGAACGTGCTCACCTCCGCCTACACCTCCAACAACGCCACGCTGTTTGTCACCCTCAAACCCTGGGAGGAGCGCTCCTCCCCCGAGGAGTCGGCCCAAGCGATCCAGGCGCGCATCTCCCGCGAATTTGCCTCCTACCCGGAGGCGGTGGGCGTCGCCCTCAGCCCGCCGCCGATTCCGGGCCTGGGCACCTCCGGCGGCTTCCAGTTTGAATTGCAGGACCGCAGCGGCACCCAAAGTGCCCAGCAACTGGCCGAGACGGCCCAGCGCTTCAGCCAGGCGGCTTCCCAAAGCCCGGAGCTGGGGGGAATTTACAACAGCTTCCGCGCCAACGTCCCCCAGGTCAAAATCGACCTCGACCGCGACAAGGCCAAGACCCTGGGCATCCCGCTCAACGACATCTTCAACAGCCTGTCCACCTACCTGGGGGGGCTGCAGGTCAACGACTTCAACCTCTTCGGGCGCACCTACAAAGTGATGCTGCAGGCCGAATCGGAGTACCGGCTAACCCCCGAGAGCATCGACAACCTCTTCGTGCGCTCGGGCACCGGGCAGATGGTGCCCCTCAGCACCCTCACCGAGGTCGGCTTCACCACCGGACCGGACACCATCCGCCGCTACAACCTCTACCGCACCGCCGAGCTGACCGGTTCGCCCGCCCCCGGCTACAGTTCCGGCCAGGCGCTCGCGGCGATGGAGCAACTGGCGGCGGCGAACCTGCCCCCGGGCTACGGCTACGACTGGTCGGGCACCTCCTACCAGGAGAAAGTCTCCGGCAGCTCCCAGTCGGTGATCTTTATCCTGGCGCTGGTGTTCGTGTTTTTGTTGCTGGCCGCCCAGTACGAGAGCTGGTCGATTCCCTTCGGCGTGCTGCTGGGCATTCCGGTGGGCGTGCTCGGGGCTTTTCTGGCGCTGTCGCTGCGGGGGCTGGTCAACGACGTCTACGCCCAGATTGGCCTCATCATGCTCATTGGCCTGGCGGCCAAAAACGCGATTCTCATCGTTGAATTCGCCAAAGAAAGGCGCGAGGCCGGCTACGCGATCGCCGATGCGGCCCTGGAGGCGGCCAGACTGCGTTTTCGCCCGATTTTGATGACCTCGTTCGCCTTCATTTTGGGGGTGGTGCCGCTGGTGACGGCCTCCGGGGCCGGGGCGGCGAGCCGCCAGTCGCTAGGTACCGCCGTCTTCGGCGGCATGCTGGCGGCGACGATCCTTGGGGTGTTCCTCATCCCGGTGCTGTACGTGGTCATCGAAGGGATGAACGAAAAGCTCACAGGCAAAAAACCGCAGCCGGCGCCGGCCGCTGCCGAGGCGGCGCCCCCTGCCGCCGCCCGCTCCGGCACCCAGGAGTAGAAGGCCGCGCCCCTCCCCGCCGCCCGCCTGTGGGCGGCGGGGTATAATCCTTTTTTGCGAAGGACCTGCCCATGAGCCTGCAGTCGTTGCTTGCCCCGTTTATCGTGCCCCCGGGCAAAAAGATTTCCCTCGCCAAAGATTATGACCCCGACTACCACGCCGACTACCTGAGCAAAGAAGACGCCCAGGAGCAACTGCGCGAGGGTATCGAACGGCTGGCCAAATTTCAGGACATGCTCTATGCCCAGAACACCTACGCGCTGCTTATCGTGTTGCAGGCGATGGACGCCGCGGGCAAAGACGGCGTCATCAAGCACGTCATGTCCGGTCTCAATCCCCAGGGCTGCCAGGTGTTCAGCTTCAAAGCGCCCTCCTCCGAGGAACTGGATCACGACTATCTGTGGCGCTCGTTCAAGGCCTTACCAGAGCGGGGGCGCATCGGCATATTTAACCGTTCCTACTACGAAGAGACATTGGTAGTGCGGGTCCATCCCGAGATCCTGCAGGCTCAGCAGTTGCCCGCCGCCATGAAGGACAAGCGCATCTGGAAGCGCCGCTTCGAAGAGATCAACGCCTTCGAGAAATACCTGGTCCACAACGGCATCGTCGTGCTGAAATTTTTCTTGCACCTCTCCAAAGCCGAACAGAAAAAACGCTTTCTAGAGCGCATCGATCGCCCCGAAAAAAACTGGAAATTCTCCCTGGCCGACGCCAACGAGCGCAAGTACTGGGACGACTATATGCAAGCCTACGAAGACCTCTTCAACCACACCAGCACCGAGTGGGCGCCCTGGCACATCATTCCGGCCGATCGCAAGTGGTTTACGCGCCTGGCGGTGGCGGGCGCTGTCTATTCGAAACTGGCCGAACTGGATTTGCACTATCCGAGTGTGAGCGAAAAGCGCAAGCTCGAACTGGCGAAAGTGCGCGAAGTGCTCGAAAGCGAGGTCTGATCTGCTTTAGCTTTGCCGGTGGACGAGCGCGGCGCGCGCCTGGGCGAGCGGTTTGATCACCATCTGATCGACATTGACGTGGGGCGGCAGACTTACCACCCAGCGCACCGCTTCGGCGATATCCGCCGCCGTCAGGGGCTCCATGCCGGCATAAACCGCCCCGGCCCGCCCGGCATCCCCCGCGAAGCGCACCAGGCTAAATTCGGTCTCCACCAGTCCCGGATCGATCTCGCTGATGCGAATCGGTTTACCCAGCCACTCCAGGCGCATCGTGTCGTTGATGGCGCGCACGGCGTGCTTGACGGCGGTGTACCCTCCGCCTCCTACGTAAGTTTCCAGACCCGCAATGCTGCCGATATTGACCACATGGGCGGAACCGGAAGCTTCGAGGCGGCCAAAGAGCGCTTTGCTCACCCGCACCAGCCCAAGCACGTTGGTCTGATACATGGTGAGCCACCGCTGCTCGTCCATCTCGACGATGCGGTCGAGCCCCAATGCTCCCCCGGCATTATTGACCAGCACATGCACCCGATCGGGCAGGTGGGCGGCGAAGGCATCGACACTCGCCTGGTCGGTTACATCGAGGGCCAGGGGAATACAGCCCGCCTCCCGCGCCAGAGTTTCCAGCCGCTCGACGCGCCGGGCACCGGTATAGACCGCAAAACCCTCGGCCGCCAGCACTCGGGCGGTCGCTGCACCGATGCCCGCCGACGCCCCCGTCACCACTGCTACCCGCCTGGACCCCATGTTGCACTCCTTGAAATTTTGCAGCGATATAGTCGTATCCCGCCGGGGGTACCGGTGTTTTATGCTACAGTGTAGGCCGTCATTGCATGCATAAGGAAGCGCAGACATGGCCCTTCGACTAGGTGACAAGGTACCGGACTTCACCCAGGAGTCCACCGAAGGCCCGATCCAGTTCTACGACTGGGCCGGGGACAGTTGGGTGGTCCTTTTTTCTCACCCCAAAGATTTTACGCCCGTATGCACCACCGAACTCGGTGAGGTGGCCAAGCTCAAACCCGAATTCGCCGCGCGGGGCGTCAAGGTGATTGCCCTGAGCGTCGACGATGTCGATTCCCACAACAGCTGGGCTCAAGACATCGAAGAAACCCAGGGAACTGCCCTCAACTTCCCGGTGCTCGCTGACGCCGATCGCAAGGTGAGTGATCTTTACGACATGATCCACCCCAACGCCAACGACACTCTGACGGTGCGCTCGGTATTCGTGATCGACCCCAACCGGAAACTGCGCCTGACGCTCACCTATCCGGCGAGCACCGGCCGCAACTTCGACGAACTGTTGCGGGTGATCGACTCGCTGCAACTGACCGAAAACTACTCGGTGGCCACCCCGGCCAACTGGCAGGACGGCGAGGACTGTGTGATCGTTCCGTCTCTTAAAGACGAAGCGGTGCTCAAGGAGAAGTTCCCCAAAGGCTACACCGTCGTCAAACCGTACCTGCGCATGACCCCGCAGCCAAATAAGTAGGTCCGTACCGCAACGCAACGGGGGCGAACGCACGCACGTTCGCCCTTGAGCTAACTCCAATCAGGCGCAGCCCCTTCGCTACTATCTCTAGCTTCGATCCCATTGCGCCAGTTCCACGGTGATGCCCTCCGGTCCGTTAAGAAAGACCAGCTTTCGGTCTTGAAATTCCATGACCTCGTTTCGGGGTTGAACTCCCCTGGCTTTAAGCCTTGCCACCTCGGTCTCTAGATCGTCCACGGCGAAGCAGATATGGTTGAATCCCAGTTTGGTAAGGTTCGAAATAGCCGGGTCTGGGAGGGGATCTGGGTGGCGGTACTTCAGCAACTGCACCTCCGTCCGCGGCAAAACGTTGGTGAGGACGAGGGTGATGTGTTCAGCCTCGATGCCTTCCACGCCCATGTAGGTCGAGAACTTTTGACCTGCGATTACAGCGGACTGGTCTTCTTTAAACCCCAGCAGACCGAAAAACTGCTCAGCCGCTGCAATATCTCTCACCACGATGGTGACGTGGTCGAAGTGTTTGATCATGGCCTCTGCTTATGTGCGGGTTGGTACTCAACCTAATTAAAACTTCAGCACCGCCTGCTGGCCTCTCTGCAAGCTTTATTCACAAGTAGAATAGAGGACTGGTCAGGATGTGGTAGGTGGGCTGAGCGTTTACGGCTGTGCTCAAATTTCGCACTTGTCGCTCCATTGTTTTGAATTGCAACGGCCAACCTGAGTGAGCAGAGCGCCAAATGCAAGAAAAATATAACAAAAGATAATCAAATGAATAACAAATCATAGAATCCACTTACCAATAAACGGTGATAAGCTTTGTGGTGTCGGCAACAGGGATAGCCAACCGGCGCGGAGTATGGACCAACTGGGCGCTTGAAGGCGGTCTGGAGCATCGTTCGACAGACCGCCTGAGGGAAGTCTCGTCCGCGCGCCGGGTTCAATCCAGTACTGAAAGCTGGCATTCACGCGCAGTTCATGCAGGTCGCGGGATCTGCAGCGGTTTTGCGCATCTTTTGCATTGCAGGAGGTCCACGTGTCCTATACGAAGACGCAAGCCAAAGCGGGTTATCAAGCAGGGGTCAAGGACTATCGCCTGACCTACTACACCCCGGACTACACGCCCAAGGACACCGATGTCCTGGCGGCGTTCCGCGTCACCCCGCAGCCGGGGGTACCGATCGAGGAAGCGGGCGCCGCCGTGGCCGCCGAATCTTCCACCGGTACCTGGACGACGGTCTGGACCGACGGCCTCACCGAACTGGACCGCTACAAGGGCCGCTGCTACGATATCGAGCCGGTGCCGGGCGAAGATAACCAGTGGATCTGCTATATCGCCTACCCGCTCGACCTGTTCGAAGAAGGTTCGGTCACCAACGTGCTGACCTCGCTGGTGGGCAACGTCTTCGGCTTCAAGGCGCTGCGCGCTTTGCGCCTGGAGGACATCCGCTTTCCCATTGCCCTGGTGAAGACTTACCAGGGCCCGCCCCACGGCATCGTCGTCGAGCGCGACAAAATCAACAAGTACGGCCGACCGCTGTTGGGCTGCACGATCAAGCCCAAATTGGGCCTTTCGGCCAAGAACTACGGCCGCGCCGTCTACGAGTGCCTGCGCGGCGGCCTGGACTTTACCAAAGACGACGAGAACATCAATTCGCAGCCCTTCATGCGCTGGCGCGACCGCTTCTTGTTCGTGCAGGATGCGATCACCAAGTCCCAGGCGGAGACCGGTGAAATCAAGGGCCACTACCTCAACTGCACTGCCGGCACCTGCGAGGAGATGATGGAGCGCGCCGAGTTCGCCAAAGAACTCAAGACGCCCATCATCATGCACGACTATCTGACCGGGGGCTTCACCGCCAACACGACCCTGGCCAAGTGGTGCCGCCGCAACGGCATTCTGCTGCACATCCACCGGGCGATGCACGCCGTCATCGACCGCCAGAAGAACCACGGCATCCACTTCCGGGTGCTCGCCAAATGCCTGCGCCTGTCGGGCGGCGACCACATCCACACCGGCACGGTGGTGGGCAAGCTCGAAGGTGAGCGCGCCTCGACGATGGGCTTTGTCGATTTGCTGCGCGAGGAGCACGTCGAGCGCGATCTTTCGCGCGGCATCTACTTCACCCAGGACTGGGCCTCGATGCCGGGGGTGATGGCGGTCGCCTCGGGCGGTATCCACGTCTGGCACATGCCGGCATTGCTCGACATCTTCGGCGACGACGCGGTGCTGCAGTTTGGCGGCGGCACCCTGGGTCACCCCTGGGGCAACGCGCCGGGGGCCACGGCCAACCGCGTCGCCCTCGAAGCCTGCGTCAAGGCCCGCAACGAAGGACGCGACCTGATGCGCGAGGCGGGCGATATCATCCGCGAAGCGGCGCGCTGGAGCCCCGAGTTGGCGGCGGCCTGCGAGCTGTGGAAGGAAATCAAGTTCGAGTACGAGGCGGTCGACAAACTCTAGGGCGCCCCTGCGATACCCGGACGCGTCCTATGGAGCTCAAGGCGATCACCAGGGCCACGGCAAAAGTGCTGGTAAGCTACCTCACCTACCAGGCCGTCCGGGTTGTCCTCGACCAGTTGCGCGAGACCGACCCCCAGCGGGCCATCTGGTTCAACCAGTTCTCCACAGCCAAGACGCTGCAGGACGGCGAAGCCTACCTGCGCGAACTGGCCCCCGTCGATCCGGCTCTGGCCATGCGGGTGATGACCGTGCGCGAGCACCTTGCCGAGCAGGTGGCCGACTTTCTGCCGGAGCTGGTGAGAACCGGCGTGCAGCAGTCGAACATGGACCACCGCCGCCAGTACATCGAGCGCACCCTGCGGCTGGAGTCCCCCGCCGAATCCGAGGCGGAAACACCCAACGATTGATTCATTTACGGAGTCCCATCCCATGCAAACGCTGCCCAAGAAGAAGTTCTACGAGACGATGTCCTATCT
Protein-coding sequences here:
- a CDS encoding form I ribulose bisphosphate carboxylase large subunit, with the translated sequence MSYTKTQAKAGYQAGVKDYRLTYYTPDYTPKDTDVLAAFRVTPQPGVPIEEAGAAVAAESSTGTWTTVWTDGLTELDRYKGRCYDIEPVPGEDNQWICYIAYPLDLFEEGSVTNVLTSLVGNVFGFKALRALRLEDIRFPIALVKTYQGPPHGIVVERDKINKYGRPLLGCTIKPKLGLSAKNYGRAVYECLRGGLDFTKDDENINSQPFMRWRDRFLFVQDAITKSQAETGEIKGHYLNCTAGTCEEMMERAEFAKELKTPIIMHDYLTGGFTANTTLAKWCRRNGILLHIHRAMHAVIDRQKNHGIHFRVLAKCLRLSGGDHIHTGTVVGKLEGERASTMGFVDLLREEHVERDLSRGIYFTQDWASMPGVMAVASGGIHVWHMPALLDIFGDDAVLQFGGGTLGHPWGNAPGATANRVALEACVKARNEGRDLMREAGDIIREAARWSPELAAACELWKEIKFEYEAVDKL
- the rcbX gene encoding RuBisCO chaperone RbcX translates to MELKAITRATAKVLVSYLTYQAVRVVLDQLRETDPQRAIWFNQFSTAKTLQDGEAYLRELAPVDPALAMRVMTVREHLAEQVADFLPELVRTGVQQSNMDHRRQYIERTLRLESPAESEAETPND
- a CDS encoding VOC family protein, which produces MIKHFDHVTIVVRDIAAAEQFFGLLGFKEDQSAVIAGQKFSTYMGVEGIEAEHITLVLTNVLPRTEVQLLKYRHPDPLPDPAISNLTKLGFNHICFAVDDLETEVARLKARGVQPRNEVMEFQDRKLVFLNGPEGITVELAQWDRS